The sequence CCTACAACTCCCCACACCGCGTAGGCCGGGCCCCGCGCATCAGCGGGAAAAACCCGGTTAATCACGCCAAAAGCCTGTGGCAAGAACGCGGCTGCTCCGAGGCCTTGGATGGCCCGTGCGATAACCAGGACGCTTATCGACGCCGCTACGGAAGCTAATGCCAGTCCCGCGAGATAAACCACCAGACCGATGAGGTACATGCGGCGCTGGCCGACACGGTCGCCCAACCTGCCGGTGACCAACATGGGAACCACGGTGAAAAGTAAGTAGACGCTAGTGATCCACACAGAATCCTCGACACCTGCGGGCAGGTGTGGGGTAAGCACTGGCACGATGGCCTGGTCTGCCATCACCAAGAAGTAGCCGAGTGACAGCGCGCTAAGCGCATACCAGCGACTATTCCTCTTCGACTGCATCTTCGTCGGGAACATCCTTGCAGTAATCATCTTCCTCGATGAGAACACCATCAACGTCCCATATTATGCGGTCCTCTGGAAGCTTCTCTGGGTGGGAGGTACTAATGATCACCACGCCTGGATAATCCGCAACAAATTCAAAGAAAGTATCCATTGCCTCTGGGTCCAGCTGGTGGTCAACATCCTCGAAAACCAGCAACGCGGGCTGATTCAAAATGGCACGGGCCACCTTCAAGCGCATGACATCGCCAATCGTCCAAGGCGCGCCGTCATTTTTCAGCTGGCGCGATAAGCCCTTCTCATCGTTGGCCACCGTCTTAGTCAGATCGACCATTTCGAGCACCTCCGCCACGTCTTCTTCCGAAGCATCAGGGACACGGAATTTGAGCAGACGGGATACTGATCCCCGCTCGAGCGGAATGTAGTCAGAAGCGAACCCCACCAACGCGCGGCGCGCCTTTTCCGGAGCAAGACCGAAGTCATAACCGTCCACGTAGAACTGGTCTTCAACATGTGAGGACAGCACAGCTGAGAGAACCATGCGCACCTGTGACGGGTCGGATGCTGTAATTTCGACGACCTGTCCCTCCTCCGCGTGAAGCGGCTCCACCAGATAGTCGTTGACGATGAGGTGATCGATATCAACGGGGCCAAAATCTAACTGGTTGATATCCGCGCCCGTCTTTCGCCACGCACGCTGACGCCTGGCCTCGCGTTCCCGCAACCTATCTGCCTTTTCCAGCAACGGGGCAAGGATCCGTGTGGCGGCCTTGTAATTCTGGCGGTACTCCACCACCCTGCCGAGATCAGTCACCGGTGTTGCCAAGACACCCAGCAGCGTCATCGCGGACGCCACTGTCGCTGCATCTGCCAAACCGCGGTCCGCGACCAAAACGACAACTACCGTGCATGCTGAGGCCGCGGTCGCAGTGACAGCGCGCGTCAGACCGGTGACCCAAGCGCGATCTACCGCAGCGCCGACCACCTTGTCTGACTGCTTATTGATTTGCTTGAGCTCACGCGCTACAGCACCTGATGCACGCACGGACTCACTTGCCATCACCGTGTCTGCGATGCGAGCAGAAAGCCGGCCACGTTGGCGTCGTAAAGCACGTGAACGCTCAAAGGTGAGCTTGGACAACATGGGGATTGCAGCACCGATCAAAACCAGTGGAATGGTCACCCCCAACCCGATCTCGCGGTCGAGGATCAATAAAGCGAACAAAACCACGCCGATGAGCGGAATACCGGTTACCAGTGGCACAATCCCCATCGCGATCCAGTTGCGCACCGCAGACAAATCGTTGGACGCGCGGGTCACGGTGACACCGAGGGAACCCGAATAATCCGCGCCTGCCACCGAGGAGGTAATCAACCGGTGGCGCTGCTCAAAGACGTAATCCTGACCGAGATCCTCCGCTACTACCCGCTCAATCCAGCGAGCAAGGCCAATTCCCAAAGCGGAACCAACTAACGTGGCGATATCCCAGATGTCAGTCTGCACCGCAGCACTCAGCATCGTGTCAACTGTCAACGCCATAATTAAGGCGAGAAAAGCTTGCAAAACGCCGAGGGCGACGAGAGCGATGAAAAGCCCTCGCCGCCTCCCAGCCCAAATTGGTGGCATCTTAGACACGGGACAGTAGCTTAGCAGCTACTTTCTTGTCAGTCAGTTCAAAAGTGCCGATAACAGGCACATTTAGGTCCTTTAAAACGTCAGCAGCTTCCTTCGTTGCCAGCGGTGAGGCCGTCATGACGCCTGCCGCGCACGCCACCTTTAAGCCGGCCTCTTGCAGGGTTTGAACGCCTGCACGTGCTCCCAGAGCATCAACTGCGGAGAAAACTACTTGGTCCACAATATCCTTGAACAAGTCGTCGCGCAGCAGACGCGCGGTCTCAGTCTGGTACACGCCGTCGGCGATCTCAACGATCACCACGTCGCAGCCCTTATCCTTAGCCAAGACCTCAATCATATTAACGGTCAGATCACGGATCTTCTCGAAGTCCATTTTAAAGGTGGTGCCGTAGCCGAAATCGGTGAAGTCGATTACTTCCTTCGCGCCGGCATCGTGGTAAATCATGCGGTCATTTCCAGCGCCGGTACCGGTGATCTTGCCGGCGCCGACCTTCTTGCCAGCTTTAGTCAGACCATTAGCCAGGCATGCCATGGTAGTGGACTTACCGGAGTTCATAGAAGTACCCAACACGGCGATGACCTCTGGCAAGCCCTCAGGCTTAGAATCACGGGCCTCGTTGGCATATGGTGCGGTTTCTATAATGTTCACCACACCCTCATCGGTTGCCAGCAGGCCCAGAGGCTCAATCAGAGTTGGGTCATCCATCTGTTCGTGGGACTCGGTGACCACGCCGGCGATTCCACCAGCAGCAACCAGGTGGCAGTAGTCGAGATTTTCTGGAACGTGTGCGAGGAACTGATCTGCAGCGTAACGGTTGCCGTAGGCGAGCAGAACCAGGTTACTGTCGAACAGGATTGCCTTCCGGGACTGCTCGGTTTCCACACGCTTGTGGTTGTGGATTCCCACGATGCGGGCCAGGACCACGTCGCCTGCCTTAGGGGTGACGTCTGCACCTGCGATGAGATGGTAGGCGTCGGGGTTCTCGTGGTACGGCTCGGTGATAAAGCGACAGGTATAAGAGTTCTAGATGTGCTGAGGTGGCAATGGTTCGATTCGACGCTCACCCTGCGACGCCTGAGCAGGACCACTTGGCAGGTTCTGTTCATTAAGAGCCTCGTTGAGGGCAGCTGTCTGTCGCTGAAGAACTCCGGCTTTGACCAATTGTGCAGTCATATGGCATTCCTTTCAAAAGCTTTCTGATCAATTCCCAAACTTATTGGAATGGTATGAACGCCTAATGAAACAAGCATGAAAGCCTCTTCATGGAAGTGACTAAAGATGGGTAAAAAATGCTCCGACTGATCCCCTTGGGAGATCAATCGGAGCTTTCTCGACGGGACTACCGCCTGAGTTGATGGCTATTTGTGAGCAGCCTCATAGGCAGCGCCCACCCGGTACAGACGATCGTCCTGGAACGCGGGCGCCATCAACTGCAGGCCAACCGGCAACTTGGTGTCGTTGGCAACCCCAACCGGCAGGCTCATTCCTGGCAGACCCGCCAGGTTCAAAGGTAGCGTGTACAGGTCGAAGTTGTACATGGCCAATGGATCATCAACCTTCTCCCCCAGCTTGAACGCCGTAGTTGGAGTGGTTGGTGCGGCGATAATGTCAACCTGCTCGAACGCCTTGGCAAAATCATTCGCTATGAGCTGGCGGACACGCTGCGCCTGCAGGTAGTAGGCATCGTAGTAGCCCACCGATAAAGCATAGGTGCCCAGCATGATGCGGCGCTTGACCTCAGCACCGAAACCTGCAGCGCGCGACAGGGCCATCACGTCATTGGCAGAGTTCGAGCCGTCATCACCAACACGCAGACCATAGCGCATGCCGTCGAAACGCGACATGTTCGACGACACCTCGGACATCTGGATGATGTAGTACGCGCCCATCACGTCGTCGAAGTGTGGGCAATCCACCCACACAAGTTCTGCACCTTGCTTTTCTAGTTCCTGGAAAGCATTGACCACGGCCTCGCGGACCGAGGCCTGGTTACCTTCGCGGTCGAACTGGCGCACCATACCAATCTTCATTCCGCTCAAGTCACCTGAGGCACCCTCACGTGCTGCCTGCACCACGGGTGCGATCGGCTTGTCCACGCTGGTTGCATCGAAGGGGTCTACACCTGCCATGACTTCATGCAGCAATGCGGCATCCAGCACTGTGCGTGCCGACGGCCCACCCTGGTCAAGCGAGGACGCTGCTGCAATCATGCCGTAGCGCGATACCGTGCCGTAGGTGGGCTTCACACCAACAGTGCCGGTCAAGGCTGCTGGCTGGCGAATCGAACCACCGGTATCGGTGCCAATTCCTAGCGGTGCTTGGCCCGACGCTACTGCTGCTGCCGTACCGCCTCCGGAACCACCCGGAGTGCATTCGGTGTCATGGGGGTTACGCGTGATCTGGAAGGCAGACAGCTCGTTGGACGAACCCATGGCAAATTCGTCAAGGTTCGTCTTGCCGAGGATGGGCAGCCCTGCCTCGCGCAGCTTAGCCACCACGGTGGCGTCGTATGGCGACATGTAGCCCTCGAGCATTTTCGAGGCAGCCGTGGTCGGCGCATCGGTAGTGACAAAGAGGTCCTTCACTGCCACTGGAACACCAGCCAGCGGGGAGGCGAGCTCTTCGCCTGCCTTGATCTGCTCATCGACTTTGTCGGCTGCTGCCAACGCCTCTTCCGCACCGACGTGCAGGAACGCGCCCAGGTGGTCATCAGTCTCTGCGATGCGGTCGAGGTGAGCCTGCGTCGCTTCGCGGGAGGTCACGTCTCCGGAGTGGATTTTCTGCGCTAACTCGGCGGCTGTCAGGCTGGTCAGACCAGATGTTGGAACGGTGTAGTCAGTCATGATTATTCAGCCTCTCCCAAGATCTGTGGAACAACAAAGCGGTCATCTTCAACCTCAGGTGCCTGGTCTAAAGCCTGCTGCTGGGTCAAGGTCTTCACGAACACATCCTCGCGCATGGGTGCTTTGATGGCGTGTGGGTGGCTCATCGGCTCTACACCGCTGGTGTCCACCTGGGCCACCTTGGACATTGCTTCCATGATTTGATCCAGCTGATCAGCGTAGGTATCGAGCTCCTCGTCCGTCAGTGCGAGACGAGCAAGGCTGGCGAGGCGGTCAATATCCTCGCGGGAGATGTCAGACACGTGAATATCCTTCTTTGCACTTTGCTTCCGTTAACCGATCCTATGATACGGCACGAAAGTTAATCTCCCTTCGTTGGGAGCACTGGTAGATTGGCGGGCATGTCTTACCTGATCCGCGTGAAGCTCCCCGACGAGCCCGGTAGTCTGGGCGATTTAGCCCAAGCCTTCGGGGTGTTGGGGGCAAACATCAAGTCTGTCGATGTCGTTCAGACGCTTGACGACGATGGGTCGGTGCTCGATGACATCGTGGTCACTCTCCCCAAGGATGTGATGGCTGATGAACTCATCACCGCTGCCACGGAAGTGGAAGGCGCAGACGTCGACTCCATCCGCCCGTTTACTGGACGCGTTGACCGCAGAGGCCAGATCAAAATGTTGGCCCGTGTGGCAGCCTGCGCGCATAATATCCCTGCGGCGATGGAAGAGTTGGTCACCGTCATGCCTCAAGCAATGACGTCTTCTTGGGCCATCGTGTTGGAGGAGACGGACAAGGGAGTAAGGCGGGTCGCAGCGTCTCAAGCAGCACCTGCCGACGATGGCTCCTCCCCCGCGCTGGCCCACGTCAGCAGCGCCCGCATCCTCGATGCCGAGCACGAAGACTGGATTCCGCAACCCTGGGGGCTACTCGATTCCGCCCTAGCCGCGACCCCACTTGCGCACACCACCATGATCCTTGTCATGGGCAGGATTGGTGGGCCCCACTACCTAGCCTCCGAAGTCTCCCATATCGGTGATCTCGGATTGATCGTGGGAGCGCTACTGCGCGGCACCTAATTCAGCCGGACCCGATTCAAGAAGCACCTGGAACCCAGCCTCGTCGAGAATCGGAACGCCCAATTCGCGGGCCTTGTCCTCTTTGGAACCGGCGTTCTTACCAACGACGACATAATCTGTCTTCTTGGATACGGAGCCAGCTGCTTTCCCTCCGCGTCTAAGGATCGCTTCCTTGGCTGAGTCACGCGTGAAATTCTCCAGCGTGCCAGTGACAACCACAGTCACCCCTGCCAAGGTTTGCTCCTCCCGGTCAGAGGTATCTGCCTCCATGGTCACGCCGGCCTCAGCCCATGCATCCACGATCT comes from Corynebacterium cystitidis and encodes:
- a CDS encoding ABC transporter transmembrane domain-containing protein, which gives rise to MPPIWAGRRRGLFIALVALGVLQAFLALIMALTVDTMLSAAVQTDIWDIATLVGSALGIGLARWIERVVAEDLGQDYVFEQRHRLITSSVAGADYSGSLGVTVTRASNDLSAVRNWIAMGIVPLVTGIPLIGVVLFALLILDREIGLGVTIPLVLIGAAIPMLSKLTFERSRALRRQRGRLSARIADTVMASESVRASGAVARELKQINKQSDKVVGAAVDRAWVTGLTRAVTATAASACTVVVVLVADRGLADAATVASAMTLLGVLATPVTDLGRVVEYRQNYKAATRILAPLLEKADRLREREARRQRAWRKTGADINQLDFGPVDIDHLIVNDYLVEPLHAEEGQVVEITASDPSQVRMVLSAVLSSHVEDQFYVDGYDFGLAPEKARRALVGFASDYIPLERGSVSRLLKFRVPDASEEDVAEVLEMVDLTKTVANDEKGLSRQLKNDGAPWTIGDVMRLKVARAILNQPALLVFEDVDHQLDPEAMDTFFEFVADYPGVVIISTSHPEKLPEDRIIWDVDGVLIEEDDYCKDVPDEDAVEEE
- the gatA gene encoding Asp-tRNA(Asn)/Glu-tRNA(Gln) amidotransferase subunit GatA, with the protein product MTDYTVPTSGLTSLTAAELAQKIHSGDVTSREATQAHLDRIAETDDHLGAFLHVGAEEALAAADKVDEQIKAGEELASPLAGVPVAVKDLFVTTDAPTTAASKMLEGYMSPYDATVVAKLREAGLPILGKTNLDEFAMGSSNELSAFQITRNPHDTECTPGGSGGGTAAAVASGQAPLGIGTDTGGSIRQPAALTGTVGVKPTYGTVSRYGMIAAASSLDQGGPSARTVLDAALLHEVMAGVDPFDATSVDKPIAPVVQAAREGASGDLSGMKIGMVRQFDREGNQASVREAVVNAFQELEKQGAELVWVDCPHFDDVMGAYYIIQMSEVSSNMSRFDGMRYGLRVGDDGSNSANDVMALSRAAGFGAEVKRRIMLGTYALSVGYYDAYYLQAQRVRQLIANDFAKAFEQVDIIAAPTTPTTAFKLGEKVDDPLAMYNFDLYTLPLNLAGLPGMSLPVGVANDTKLPVGLQLMAPAFQDDRLYRVGAAYEAAHK
- the gatC gene encoding Asp-tRNA(Asn)/Glu-tRNA(Gln) amidotransferase subunit GatC, translating into MSDISREDIDRLASLARLALTDEELDTYADQLDQIMEAMSKVAQVDTSGVEPMSHPHAIKAPMREDVFVKTLTQQQALDQAPEVEDDRFVVPQILGEAE
- a CDS encoding ACT domain-containing protein; its protein translation is MSYLIRVKLPDEPGSLGDLAQAFGVLGANIKSVDVVQTLDDDGSVLDDIVVTLPKDVMADELITAATEVEGADVDSIRPFTGRVDRRGQIKMLARVAACAHNIPAAMEELVTVMPQAMTSSWAIVLEETDKGVRRVAASQAAPADDGSSPALAHVSSARILDAEHEDWIPQPWGLLDSALAATPLAHTTMILVMGRIGGPHYLASEVSHIGDLGLIVGALLRGT